In one Ananas comosus cultivar F153 linkage group 12, ASM154086v1, whole genome shotgun sequence genomic region, the following are encoded:
- the LOC109718263 gene encoding 2-succinylbenzoate--CoA ligase, chloroplastic/peroxisomal isoform X4 produces MAHSRGHVASSCLRRTLSAATIVSSGEKLAGGVRRLAAGLVEYGIGVGGVVAVAALNSDEYIELFLAVTYIGAIVAPLNHRWSFEEARSAMEVVQPTMLAVDGSCFSWAVELRKSNCLPSLALYLLLGDHSPARSSFGSFLTVHNIKSSSRGMITLEPSWAPKDIALICFTSGTTGRPKGAAISHTSLIVQSLAKIAIIGYGEDDVYLHAAPLCHIGGISSCIAMLMVGARHVLLPKFDAESAFKAIKERKVTSFIAVPAMMADLVSYSRRVSELEGVETVTKILNGGGGLSEELVEGASRLFPRATICSAYGMTEACSSLTFMTLRNPTLQKPRELLQSKYVIRSELHCPKQEGVCVGKAAPHVELRISGDQNSNSNSNSSYGSRLVGKILTRGLHVMVGYWDRSEAILLDSIEHGWLDTGDIGWIDGDGDLWLMGREKGRIKSGGENVYPEEVEAVLAQHPGIAKAVVVGAPDVRLTEKVVACVITKDEWSWVGRKSNHSESGKELSAEILQRHCRERNLSSEVKGKFVPDTKNKMFMKIFFYCQRSSGSCY; encoded by the exons atgGCGCATTCGAGGGGCCACGTGGCGAGCAGCTGCCTCCGCCGGACCCTCTCCGCGGCGACCATCGTCTCCTCCGGCGAGAAGCTCGCCGGCGGCGTCCGGCGCCTCGCCGCCGGGCTGGTGGAGTACGgcatcggcgtcggcggcgtcgtcgccgtcgccgcgctCAACAG TGATGAGTACATAGAACTGTTCCTTGCTGTCACATACATTGGTGCAATTGTAGCTCCTCTCAATCACCGCTGg AGCTTTGAGGAGGCAAGATCAGCAATGGAGGTTGTACAGCCCACAATGTTAGCTGTTGATGGCAGCTGCTTCTCATGGGCTGTAGAGCTCAGGAAAAGCAATTGTTTGCCATCTCTAGCTCTCTATCTTCTTCTTGGTGATCATTCTCCTGCCCGCAGCAGCTTCGGAAGTT TTTTAACAGTGCATAACATTAAATCGAGTTCTCGCGGCATGATAACATTGGAGCCTTCATGGGCACCAAAAGACATTGCCCTGATATGCTTCACATCAG GAACTACCGGACGGCCAAAGGGTGCGGCGATAAGCCATACGTCTTTGATCGTCCAGTCCCTCGCCAAAATCGCCATCATTGGTTACGGTGAGGATGAT GTATACCTTCATGCAGCTCCATTGTGCCACATTGGTGGGATCTCTTCATGCATAGCCATGCTAATGGTCGGAGCTCGCCATGTTTTACTGCCGAAATTCGATGCCGAATCGGCTTTTAAAGCCATTAAAGAGCGCAAAGTGACTTCGTTTATCGCTGTCCCTGCGATGATGGCTGATCTAGTTTCCTACAGCAG AAGAGTGAGTGAACTAGAAGGTGTAGAAACCGTGACCAAGATTCTTAACGGCGGCGGTGGCCTCTCAGAAGAGCTTGTCGAAGGCGCGAGTCGCTTGTTTCCTCGCGCCACCATTTGTTCAGCTTATG GTATGACCGAGGCCTGCTCTTCGCTTACCTTCATGACCCTTCGCAATCCAACACTTCAAAAGCCTCGAGAGCTTCTTCAAAGCAAATATGTGATTAGATCTGAGCTACATTGCCCTAAACAAGAAGGCGTTTGCGTCGGAAAAGCAGCTCCTCATGTCGAACTGAGAATAAGTGGTGATCAGAACAGtaacagcaacagcaacagcagctACGGTTCGCGGTTAGTCGGAAAGATCTTGACTAGAGGATTGCATGTAATGGTCGGTTATTGGGACCGTAGTGAGGCAATTTTGTTGGATTCTATTGAGCATGGGTGGCTCGACACGGGTGACATCGGTTGGATCGATGGAGATGGTGATTTATGGCTCATGGGGCGGGAAAAGGGTCGAATTAAGAGCGGCGGAGAAAATGTTTACCCCGAAGAG GTAGAAGCTGTTCTCGCGCAGCATCCGGGGATTGCGAAAGCCGTGGTGGTCGGTGCTCCCGACGTCCGGCTAACCGAGAAAGTAGTTGCTTGCGTTATCACTAAAGATGAATGGAGTTGGGTTGGTAGGAAAAGTAATCACTCAGAATCAGGAAAAGAATTATCTGCTGAGATCCTCCAAAGACATTGCAGGGAGAGAAACCTAAGCAg TGAAGTGAAGGGAAAATTTGTGCCTGATACAAAGAATAAAATGttcatgaaaattttcttttactgtCAAAGATCTTCAGGATCCTGCTACTAA
- the LOC109718263 gene encoding 2-succinylbenzoate--CoA ligase, chloroplastic/peroxisomal isoform X3 has product MAHSRGHVASSCLRRTLSAATIVSSGEKLAGGVRRLAAGLVEYGIGVGGVVAVAALNSDEYIELFLAVTYIGAIVAPLNHRWSFEEARSAMEVVQPTMLAVDGSCFSWAVELRKSNCLPSLALYLLLGDHSPARSSFGSFLTVHNIKSSSRGMITLEPSWAPKDIALICFTSGTTGRPKGAAISHTSLIVQSLAKIAIIGYGEDDVYLHAAPLCHIGGISSCIAMLMVGARHVLLPKFDAESAFKAIKERKVTSFIAVPAMMADLVSYSRRVSELEGVETVTKILNGGGGLSEELVEGASRLFPRATICSAYGMTEACSSLTFMTLRNPTLQKPRELLQSKYVIRSELHCPKQEGVCVGKAAPHVELRISGDQNSNSNSNSSYGSRLVGKILTRGLHVMVGYWDRSEAILLDSIEHGWLDTGDIGWIDGDGDLWLMGREKGRIKSGGENVYPEEHPGIAKAVVVGAPDVRLTEKVVACVITKDEWSWVGRKSNHSESGKELSAEILQRHCRERNLSRFKIPKSYVVWKKPFPVTTTGKIRREDVKREVTSCMHVPSNL; this is encoded by the exons atgGCGCATTCGAGGGGCCACGTGGCGAGCAGCTGCCTCCGCCGGACCCTCTCCGCGGCGACCATCGTCTCCTCCGGCGAGAAGCTCGCCGGCGGCGTCCGGCGCCTCGCCGCCGGGCTGGTGGAGTACGgcatcggcgtcggcggcgtcgtcgccgtcgccgcgctCAACAG TGATGAGTACATAGAACTGTTCCTTGCTGTCACATACATTGGTGCAATTGTAGCTCCTCTCAATCACCGCTGg AGCTTTGAGGAGGCAAGATCAGCAATGGAGGTTGTACAGCCCACAATGTTAGCTGTTGATGGCAGCTGCTTCTCATGGGCTGTAGAGCTCAGGAAAAGCAATTGTTTGCCATCTCTAGCTCTCTATCTTCTTCTTGGTGATCATTCTCCTGCCCGCAGCAGCTTCGGAAGTT TTTTAACAGTGCATAACATTAAATCGAGTTCTCGCGGCATGATAACATTGGAGCCTTCATGGGCACCAAAAGACATTGCCCTGATATGCTTCACATCAG GAACTACCGGACGGCCAAAGGGTGCGGCGATAAGCCATACGTCTTTGATCGTCCAGTCCCTCGCCAAAATCGCCATCATTGGTTACGGTGAGGATGAT GTATACCTTCATGCAGCTCCATTGTGCCACATTGGTGGGATCTCTTCATGCATAGCCATGCTAATGGTCGGAGCTCGCCATGTTTTACTGCCGAAATTCGATGCCGAATCGGCTTTTAAAGCCATTAAAGAGCGCAAAGTGACTTCGTTTATCGCTGTCCCTGCGATGATGGCTGATCTAGTTTCCTACAGCAG AAGAGTGAGTGAACTAGAAGGTGTAGAAACCGTGACCAAGATTCTTAACGGCGGCGGTGGCCTCTCAGAAGAGCTTGTCGAAGGCGCGAGTCGCTTGTTTCCTCGCGCCACCATTTGTTCAGCTTATG GTATGACCGAGGCCTGCTCTTCGCTTACCTTCATGACCCTTCGCAATCCAACACTTCAAAAGCCTCGAGAGCTTCTTCAAAGCAAATATGTGATTAGATCTGAGCTACATTGCCCTAAACAAGAAGGCGTTTGCGTCGGAAAAGCAGCTCCTCATGTCGAACTGAGAATAAGTGGTGATCAGAACAGtaacagcaacagcaacagcagctACGGTTCGCGGTTAGTCGGAAAGATCTTGACTAGAGGATTGCATGTAATGGTCGGTTATTGGGACCGTAGTGAGGCAATTTTGTTGGATTCTATTGAGCATGGGTGGCTCGACACGGGTGACATCGGTTGGATCGATGGAGATGGTGATTTATGGCTCATGGGGCGGGAAAAGGGTCGAATTAAGAGCGGCGGAGAAAATGTTTACCCCGAAGAG CATCCGGGGATTGCGAAAGCCGTGGTGGTCGGTGCTCCCGACGTCCGGCTAACCGAGAAAGTAGTTGCTTGCGTTATCACTAAAGATGAATGGAGTTGGGTTGGTAGGAAAAGTAATCACTCAGAATCAGGAAAAGAATTATCTGCTGAGATCCTCCAAAGACATTGCAGGGAGAGAAACCTAAGCAg attcaaaatacccaagAGTTATGTGGTGTGGAAGAAGCCATTTCCAGTGACCACAACAGGGAAAATCAGAAGAGAGGATGTGAAAAGAGAGGTTACATCCTGCATGCATGTGCCCAGCAATTTGTAA
- the LOC109718263 gene encoding 2-succinylbenzoate--CoA ligase, chloroplastic/peroxisomal isoform X2 yields MAHSRGHVASSCLRRTLSAATIVSSGEKLAGGVRRLAAGLVEYGIGVGGVVAVAALNSDEYIELFLAVTYIGAIVAPLNHRWSFEEARSAMEVVQPTMLAVDGSCFSWAVELRKSNCLPSLALYLLLGDHSPARSSFGSFLTVHNIKSSSRGMITLEPSWAPKDIALICFTSGTTGRPKGAAISHTSLIVQSLAKIAIIGYGEDDVYLHAAPLCHIGGISSCIAMLMVGARHVLLPKFDAESAFKAIKERKVTSFIAVPAMMADLVSYSRVSELEGVETVTKILNGGGGLSEELVEGASRLFPRATICSAYGMTEACSSLTFMTLRNPTLQKPRELLQSKYVIRSELHCPKQEGVCVGKAAPHVELRISGDQNSNSNSNSSYGSRLVGKILTRGLHVMVGYWDRSEAILLDSIEHGWLDTGDIGWIDGDGDLWLMGREKGRIKSGGENVYPEEVEAVLAQHPGIAKAVVVGAPDVRLTEKVVACVITKDEWSWVGRKSNHSESGKELSAEILQRHCRERNLSRFKIPKSYVVWKKPFPVTTTGKIRREDVKREVTSCMHVPSNL; encoded by the exons atgGCGCATTCGAGGGGCCACGTGGCGAGCAGCTGCCTCCGCCGGACCCTCTCCGCGGCGACCATCGTCTCCTCCGGCGAGAAGCTCGCCGGCGGCGTCCGGCGCCTCGCCGCCGGGCTGGTGGAGTACGgcatcggcgtcggcggcgtcgtcgccgtcgccgcgctCAACAG TGATGAGTACATAGAACTGTTCCTTGCTGTCACATACATTGGTGCAATTGTAGCTCCTCTCAATCACCGCTGg AGCTTTGAGGAGGCAAGATCAGCAATGGAGGTTGTACAGCCCACAATGTTAGCTGTTGATGGCAGCTGCTTCTCATGGGCTGTAGAGCTCAGGAAAAGCAATTGTTTGCCATCTCTAGCTCTCTATCTTCTTCTTGGTGATCATTCTCCTGCCCGCAGCAGCTTCGGAAGTT TTTTAACAGTGCATAACATTAAATCGAGTTCTCGCGGCATGATAACATTGGAGCCTTCATGGGCACCAAAAGACATTGCCCTGATATGCTTCACATCAG GAACTACCGGACGGCCAAAGGGTGCGGCGATAAGCCATACGTCTTTGATCGTCCAGTCCCTCGCCAAAATCGCCATCATTGGTTACGGTGAGGATGAT GTATACCTTCATGCAGCTCCATTGTGCCACATTGGTGGGATCTCTTCATGCATAGCCATGCTAATGGTCGGAGCTCGCCATGTTTTACTGCCGAAATTCGATGCCGAATCGGCTTTTAAAGCCATTAAAGAGCGCAAAGTGACTTCGTTTATCGCTGTCCCTGCGATGATGGCTGATCTAGTTTCCTACAGCAG AGTGAGTGAACTAGAAGGTGTAGAAACCGTGACCAAGATTCTTAACGGCGGCGGTGGCCTCTCAGAAGAGCTTGTCGAAGGCGCGAGTCGCTTGTTTCCTCGCGCCACCATTTGTTCAGCTTATG GTATGACCGAGGCCTGCTCTTCGCTTACCTTCATGACCCTTCGCAATCCAACACTTCAAAAGCCTCGAGAGCTTCTTCAAAGCAAATATGTGATTAGATCTGAGCTACATTGCCCTAAACAAGAAGGCGTTTGCGTCGGAAAAGCAGCTCCTCATGTCGAACTGAGAATAAGTGGTGATCAGAACAGtaacagcaacagcaacagcagctACGGTTCGCGGTTAGTCGGAAAGATCTTGACTAGAGGATTGCATGTAATGGTCGGTTATTGGGACCGTAGTGAGGCAATTTTGTTGGATTCTATTGAGCATGGGTGGCTCGACACGGGTGACATCGGTTGGATCGATGGAGATGGTGATTTATGGCTCATGGGGCGGGAAAAGGGTCGAATTAAGAGCGGCGGAGAAAATGTTTACCCCGAAGAG GTAGAAGCTGTTCTCGCGCAGCATCCGGGGATTGCGAAAGCCGTGGTGGTCGGTGCTCCCGACGTCCGGCTAACCGAGAAAGTAGTTGCTTGCGTTATCACTAAAGATGAATGGAGTTGGGTTGGTAGGAAAAGTAATCACTCAGAATCAGGAAAAGAATTATCTGCTGAGATCCTCCAAAGACATTGCAGGGAGAGAAACCTAAGCAg attcaaaatacccaagAGTTATGTGGTGTGGAAGAAGCCATTTCCAGTGACCACAACAGGGAAAATCAGAAGAGAGGATGTGAAAAGAGAGGTTACATCCTGCATGCATGTGCCCAGCAATTTGTAA
- the LOC109717943 gene encoding BTB/POZ domain-containing protein At1g30440-like has protein sequence MACMKLGSKADAFRREGNSWFCTTGLPSDITIEVGEVLFHLHKFPLLSKSGLLEKLIREKPEEGEEGCSVNLTDIPFGPKAFELAAKFCYNIKFELTASNVVYLRCAADYLEMTEEISEGNLVSQSDDFLNRYVLRGWKDTIRALQTCDDVLPRAEELQIVKRLIESLARKASTDPNMFGWPIMQIGPSQSPGGSVLWNGISTGAKPINRSSDWWYEDVSSLSLPLYKKLISVMESRGVTQELIAGSISFYAKRHLPGLNRRESVSDTSCRFDSKVLASSLSEEEQKHLLEEIDQLLPFQKGLASSRILFGLLRTAIILRASEKCLSNLERRIGMQLDQAALEDLLIPNISEAVETLYDVDRVQRILDHFVAMDQDNFGGASPALVEDEQLILGSPSLTPITTVAKLIDNYLAEVAPDVNLKLSKFQSLITAVPDYARPLDDGLYRAIDIYLKAHPWLQESEREELCRLMDCQKLSLEACTHAAQNERLPLRAVVQVLFFEQLHLRSSIAGCLLMSDNLDGSRPLQSGVQVSNREHQVLKLGMDSMRNRVSELEKECSSLREDIEKLGREKKKLGFRIIKSQICSSNDGLASKERLASEEVEKQKHLKQK, from the exons ATGGCTTGTATGAAGCTGGGATCAAAAGCTGATGCATTTAGAAGAGAAGGAAATTCCTG GTTTTGTACAACCGGTCTTCCCAGCGATATAACCATAGAGGTTGGCGAAGTATTATTCCATCTTCACAAG TTCCCTCTATTATCTAAAAGCGGCTTACTGGAAAAGCTGATCAGAGAGAAACcggaagagggagaagagggTTGCAGCGTAAATCTAACCGACATTCCTTTCGGCCCCAAAGCGTTCGAGCTCGCCGCGAAGTTCTGCTACAATATAAAGTTCGAGCTAACCGCCTCAAATGTCGTGTACTTACGATGCGCGGCCGATTATCTCGAGATGACCGAAGAGATCTCCGAGGGCAATTTGGTTTCCCAATCTGACGACTTCCTCAACCGGTACGTGCTCAGAGGCTGGAAAGACACGATAAGGGCGCTTCAAACTTGCGATGATGTTCTTCCTCGAGCCGAAGAACTTCAAATTGTTAAGCGATTGATCGAGTCCTTGGCCAGAAAAGCAAGCACCGATCCCAATATGTTCGGTTGGCCGATCATGCAGATCGGCCCTTCGCAGAGTCCCGGAGGGAGCGTTCTCTGGAATGGAATAAGCACCGGGGCGAAACCGATAAATAGGAGCTCGGATTGGTGGTACGAGGATGTATCGTCTTTAAGCCTCCCTTTATACAAGAAGCTGATCTCGGTGATGGAGTCGCGAGGAGTTACGCAAGAACTCATTGCCGGGTCGATCAGCTTTTACGCTAAAAGGCATTTACCCGGCCTTAATCGGCGCGAAAGCGTGAGCGATACTAGTTGCCGTTTTGATTCCAAAGTTTTAGCTAGTTCTCTATCGGAAGAAGAGCAGAAGCATCTGCTCGAGGAGATCGATCAGCTCCTTCCATTCCAAAAGGGCTTGGCTTCTTCGAGAATCTTATTCGGGCTTCTTCGAACAGCTATTATCTTGCGAGCCAGCGAGAAGTGCTTGTCGAATCTGGAGAGGAGAATAGGGATGCAACTAGACCAAGCCGCTCTGGAGGATTTGTTGATACCGAACATTTCTGAAGCGGTCGAAACACTTTACGATGTGGATCGTGTTCAGAGAATTCTCGATCATTTCGTAGCTATGGATCAGGACAATTTTGGCGGGGCCTCACCTGCTCTGGTCGAAGACGAGCAATTAATTTTGGGGTCCCCTTCTCTAACGCCAATCACGACGGTCGCGAAATTGATCGATAATTATCTTGCAGAGGTTGCGCCAGATGTGAATCTAAAGCTATCGAAATTTCAATCTCTGATCACGGCTGTACCGGACTATGCTCGGCCATTGGATGATGGATTATACCGCGCCATCGACATTTATTTGAAG GCGCATCCGTGGCTTCAGGAGTCGGAGCGTGAGGAGCTGTGCCGGCTGATGGACTGCCAGAAGCTCTCCCTCGAGGCGTGCACGCACGCCGCGCAGAACGAGCGGCTTCCGCTACGAGCCGTCGTGCAGGTGCTCTTCTTCGAGCAGCTGCACCTCCGAAGCTCCATCGCGGGTTGCTTGCTCATGTCCGACAACCTCGACGGCTCGAGGCCGCTCCAGAGCGGGGTGCAAGTTTCAAATAGAGAACATCAGGTGCTGAAGCTGGGCATGGATAGCATGCGAAACCGAGTTTCCGAGCTCGAGAAGGAGTGTTCGAGCCTAAGAGAGGATATCGAGAAGTTGGGGCGCGAGAAAAAGAAGCTCGGATTCAGGATCATCAAGTCGCAGATTTGCAGTTCTAATGATGGGCTCGCGAGCAAGGAGAGATTGGCTTCAGAGGAAGTTGAGAAGCAGAAGCATTTGAAACAGAAgtag
- the LOC109718263 gene encoding 2-succinylbenzoate--CoA ligase, chloroplastic/peroxisomal isoform X1, producing MAHSRGHVASSCLRRTLSAATIVSSGEKLAGGVRRLAAGLVEYGIGVGGVVAVAALNSDEYIELFLAVTYIGAIVAPLNHRWSFEEARSAMEVVQPTMLAVDGSCFSWAVELRKSNCLPSLALYLLLGDHSPARSSFGSFLTVHNIKSSSRGMITLEPSWAPKDIALICFTSGTTGRPKGAAISHTSLIVQSLAKIAIIGYGEDDVYLHAAPLCHIGGISSCIAMLMVGARHVLLPKFDAESAFKAIKERKVTSFIAVPAMMADLVSYSRRVSELEGVETVTKILNGGGGLSEELVEGASRLFPRATICSAYGMTEACSSLTFMTLRNPTLQKPRELLQSKYVIRSELHCPKQEGVCVGKAAPHVELRISGDQNSNSNSNSSYGSRLVGKILTRGLHVMVGYWDRSEAILLDSIEHGWLDTGDIGWIDGDGDLWLMGREKGRIKSGGENVYPEEVEAVLAQHPGIAKAVVVGAPDVRLTEKVVACVITKDEWSWVGRKSNHSESGKELSAEILQRHCRERNLSRFKIPKSYVVWKKPFPVTTTGKIRREDVKREVTSCMHVPSNL from the exons atgGCGCATTCGAGGGGCCACGTGGCGAGCAGCTGCCTCCGCCGGACCCTCTCCGCGGCGACCATCGTCTCCTCCGGCGAGAAGCTCGCCGGCGGCGTCCGGCGCCTCGCCGCCGGGCTGGTGGAGTACGgcatcggcgtcggcggcgtcgtcgccgtcgccgcgctCAACAG TGATGAGTACATAGAACTGTTCCTTGCTGTCACATACATTGGTGCAATTGTAGCTCCTCTCAATCACCGCTGg AGCTTTGAGGAGGCAAGATCAGCAATGGAGGTTGTACAGCCCACAATGTTAGCTGTTGATGGCAGCTGCTTCTCATGGGCTGTAGAGCTCAGGAAAAGCAATTGTTTGCCATCTCTAGCTCTCTATCTTCTTCTTGGTGATCATTCTCCTGCCCGCAGCAGCTTCGGAAGTT TTTTAACAGTGCATAACATTAAATCGAGTTCTCGCGGCATGATAACATTGGAGCCTTCATGGGCACCAAAAGACATTGCCCTGATATGCTTCACATCAG GAACTACCGGACGGCCAAAGGGTGCGGCGATAAGCCATACGTCTTTGATCGTCCAGTCCCTCGCCAAAATCGCCATCATTGGTTACGGTGAGGATGAT GTATACCTTCATGCAGCTCCATTGTGCCACATTGGTGGGATCTCTTCATGCATAGCCATGCTAATGGTCGGAGCTCGCCATGTTTTACTGCCGAAATTCGATGCCGAATCGGCTTTTAAAGCCATTAAAGAGCGCAAAGTGACTTCGTTTATCGCTGTCCCTGCGATGATGGCTGATCTAGTTTCCTACAGCAG AAGAGTGAGTGAACTAGAAGGTGTAGAAACCGTGACCAAGATTCTTAACGGCGGCGGTGGCCTCTCAGAAGAGCTTGTCGAAGGCGCGAGTCGCTTGTTTCCTCGCGCCACCATTTGTTCAGCTTATG GTATGACCGAGGCCTGCTCTTCGCTTACCTTCATGACCCTTCGCAATCCAACACTTCAAAAGCCTCGAGAGCTTCTTCAAAGCAAATATGTGATTAGATCTGAGCTACATTGCCCTAAACAAGAAGGCGTTTGCGTCGGAAAAGCAGCTCCTCATGTCGAACTGAGAATAAGTGGTGATCAGAACAGtaacagcaacagcaacagcagctACGGTTCGCGGTTAGTCGGAAAGATCTTGACTAGAGGATTGCATGTAATGGTCGGTTATTGGGACCGTAGTGAGGCAATTTTGTTGGATTCTATTGAGCATGGGTGGCTCGACACGGGTGACATCGGTTGGATCGATGGAGATGGTGATTTATGGCTCATGGGGCGGGAAAAGGGTCGAATTAAGAGCGGCGGAGAAAATGTTTACCCCGAAGAG GTAGAAGCTGTTCTCGCGCAGCATCCGGGGATTGCGAAAGCCGTGGTGGTCGGTGCTCCCGACGTCCGGCTAACCGAGAAAGTAGTTGCTTGCGTTATCACTAAAGATGAATGGAGTTGGGTTGGTAGGAAAAGTAATCACTCAGAATCAGGAAAAGAATTATCTGCTGAGATCCTCCAAAGACATTGCAGGGAGAGAAACCTAAGCAg attcaaaatacccaagAGTTATGTGGTGTGGAAGAAGCCATTTCCAGTGACCACAACAGGGAAAATCAGAAGAGAGGATGTGAAAAGAGAGGTTACATCCTGCATGCATGTGCCCAGCAATTTGTAA
- the LOC109718263 gene encoding 2-succinylbenzoate--CoA ligase, chloroplastic/peroxisomal isoform X5, with amino-acid sequence MEVVQPTMLAVDGSCFSWAVELRKSNCLPSLALYLLLGDHSPARSSFGSFLTVHNIKSSSRGMITLEPSWAPKDIALICFTSGTTGRPKGAAISHTSLIVQSLAKIAIIGYGEDDVYLHAAPLCHIGGISSCIAMLMVGARHVLLPKFDAESAFKAIKERKVTSFIAVPAMMADLVSYSRRVSELEGVETVTKILNGGGGLSEELVEGASRLFPRATICSAYGMTEACSSLTFMTLRNPTLQKPRELLQSKYVIRSELHCPKQEGVCVGKAAPHVELRISGDQNSNSNSNSSYGSRLVGKILTRGLHVMVGYWDRSEAILLDSIEHGWLDTGDIGWIDGDGDLWLMGREKGRIKSGGENVYPEEVEAVLAQHPGIAKAVVVGAPDVRLTEKVVACVITKDEWSWVGRKSNHSESGKELSAEILQRHCRERNLSRFKIPKSYVVWKKPFPVTTTGKIRREDVKREVTSCMHVPSNL; translated from the exons ATGGAGGTTGTACAGCCCACAATGTTAGCTGTTGATGGCAGCTGCTTCTCATGGGCTGTAGAGCTCAGGAAAAGCAATTGTTTGCCATCTCTAGCTCTCTATCTTCTTCTTGGTGATCATTCTCCTGCCCGCAGCAGCTTCGGAAGTT TTTTAACAGTGCATAACATTAAATCGAGTTCTCGCGGCATGATAACATTGGAGCCTTCATGGGCACCAAAAGACATTGCCCTGATATGCTTCACATCAG GAACTACCGGACGGCCAAAGGGTGCGGCGATAAGCCATACGTCTTTGATCGTCCAGTCCCTCGCCAAAATCGCCATCATTGGTTACGGTGAGGATGAT GTATACCTTCATGCAGCTCCATTGTGCCACATTGGTGGGATCTCTTCATGCATAGCCATGCTAATGGTCGGAGCTCGCCATGTTTTACTGCCGAAATTCGATGCCGAATCGGCTTTTAAAGCCATTAAAGAGCGCAAAGTGACTTCGTTTATCGCTGTCCCTGCGATGATGGCTGATCTAGTTTCCTACAGCAG AAGAGTGAGTGAACTAGAAGGTGTAGAAACCGTGACCAAGATTCTTAACGGCGGCGGTGGCCTCTCAGAAGAGCTTGTCGAAGGCGCGAGTCGCTTGTTTCCTCGCGCCACCATTTGTTCAGCTTATG GTATGACCGAGGCCTGCTCTTCGCTTACCTTCATGACCCTTCGCAATCCAACACTTCAAAAGCCTCGAGAGCTTCTTCAAAGCAAATATGTGATTAGATCTGAGCTACATTGCCCTAAACAAGAAGGCGTTTGCGTCGGAAAAGCAGCTCCTCATGTCGAACTGAGAATAAGTGGTGATCAGAACAGtaacagcaacagcaacagcagctACGGTTCGCGGTTAGTCGGAAAGATCTTGACTAGAGGATTGCATGTAATGGTCGGTTATTGGGACCGTAGTGAGGCAATTTTGTTGGATTCTATTGAGCATGGGTGGCTCGACACGGGTGACATCGGTTGGATCGATGGAGATGGTGATTTATGGCTCATGGGGCGGGAAAAGGGTCGAATTAAGAGCGGCGGAGAAAATGTTTACCCCGAAGAG GTAGAAGCTGTTCTCGCGCAGCATCCGGGGATTGCGAAAGCCGTGGTGGTCGGTGCTCCCGACGTCCGGCTAACCGAGAAAGTAGTTGCTTGCGTTATCACTAAAGATGAATGGAGTTGGGTTGGTAGGAAAAGTAATCACTCAGAATCAGGAAAAGAATTATCTGCTGAGATCCTCCAAAGACATTGCAGGGAGAGAAACCTAAGCAg attcaaaatacccaagAGTTATGTGGTGTGGAAGAAGCCATTTCCAGTGACCACAACAGGGAAAATCAGAAGAGAGGATGTGAAAAGAGAGGTTACATCCTGCATGCATGTGCCCAGCAATTTGTAA